The following is a genomic window from Micrococcus cohnii.
CGCCTTCGCTGACTCAGCGCCTCGTAGACAGGCCGGGCCGTCAGGCGGTGCCGGCCTACTCTCCGAGCACCCGGCGCGTGTAGTCGTTGGCGAACACGCGCTCGGGGTCGACGCGGTCTCGCTGGGCCACGACGTCTGCGAAACGCGGATACGCCTCGGCGGCCCAGGCGGCGTCGACGCGGTTCATCTTCCCCCAGTGCGGGCGTCCGCCCAAGCTCAGGAACAGCTCCTCGCCCGCCCGGAAGTACTCCTCCGGGTCGACGCTGCGGTACTGGTGGATCGCGAAATACACGCTGTCGCGACCGTGGGCGGTCGAGAGCCACACGTCGTCCGCCGAGGCCGTGCGCACCTCGAACGGGAACCCGACGGTTCGTCCCGCCGCGGCCAGGTCGTGGTGGATCCGGCGCAGCCCCTCGAACGCCTCCTCGAAGCGCTCGAGCGGCAGCGCGTACTCGGTCTCCCAGAACGGCACGGTGCGGTTCGCCACGAACACGCGATGCGAGACGTCGGTGTACTCGCGCCGATCGGCCAGCAGGTTCGCCAATCGGCTGAGTGCGGGGACGGCCGCCGGCCAGCGTCCGCCGACGCGGCATGACAGATCGAAGGCCCGGTTCGCCAGCAGCTCGTCCATGACGTGGGTCCGCAGCCGGGGCAGGGGGTCGATGCCGGAGGCCAGCGGCAGGCGGGTGTTCGTCTTGGTCAGGGCGGCATCCGTTCCCGGGAATCAGTAGAACTCGTGGTGGTCGTTGTCCCGGGAGCGCTGGACGAACTCAGCGACGACCCGGTCGATCGGCTCGGAGCGCTCCGCGGCGTGCAGCAGAAACGACGGCACGGTCTGCAGCTCGACCTCGGTGATCACACCGAGGGCGCCCAGGCTGACGCGGGCCGCAGCGAACAGCTCCGGCTCGTGCGCAGCGTCGACCCACCGGAGGTTTCCGTCGGCGGTCAGCAGCCGCAGGGCGGTGACCATGGCGGAGTATCCGGTAAACCCCAGGCCCGTTCCGTGCGTCGAGGTGCTCAGCGCCCCGCCGAGCGTCTGCTGATCGATGTCGCCCATATTGGCCAGGGCCAGGCCATGGGCGGCCAGAGCGGGGCCCAGAGCATGTAGCGGGGTGCCCGCGCGCACCCGCACGCGTCGGGTGTCGGGGTCCACGGCCGTGAGGCCGTGCAGGGCGCCGAGGTCCACCTGCACGCCGTCGGTCGCGGCGATGTCACTGAAGGAATGCGCTGCGCCGATCGGCTTGACACTCCGGTGGTTCCGGGCCGGTCGGCCACGATGTCGCGGAGCTGTTCCTCGGTCTCGGGTCGGACCATCTGCCACGGCGTCCAGGAGGCGGTGCGTGACCAGGTGGTGACGGTCCCGGACGTGGTGGTGCGACGGTTCATTGGAATGCCTTGCCTTCTCCTCGGTACGTGGGCCAGAGGTCGACGATCGCGTCCTCGGTCGCGGAGTACACCGCGACGACGGTGGCCCGCTCGGCAGGCTCACCTCCCTTGGCATGCCGGAAGAACACGGGGTCGCCGAGGGATAGGGAGTCCGTTGCCGTGCCCAGCAGTGGGGTCTGCACCTCGCCGGCGCCTTCGCTGCACGAGTATCGCAGGCCTTCGGGCCACACGACGGCCGGGGCACGGTCCGGGCCGCACACCCCGGATGCGGCCCAGCCGCCCCCGGCGACGGTGACCACGCCGGGGCCGGGGCGCCGGGCGACCGGGCAGACGAAGAACGAGGCCGGGTTGGGGCGGAAGGTGCGGTATCCATCGAACAGTGCCGGTCCCATCAGCCCGGAGCCGGCGCCGATCTCGGTGATGCAGTCGTGGGTGGTCGTGGCGTCGATGGATCCGGTGCCGCCGCCGTTGACGAACTCCAGTCGGCTGCCGGCGGCCTCGACCACCTCGCGGACGGCCTCGACCGCCGCGGTCCGGCGGGAGCGCAGCTCGCGCAGGGAGGCGCGCTTGACCGCCTGCACGACCCCCGACTTCGCGAACCCCTGAGCGCGGGCGAGCAGGGTGCTCGGCTGGGAGGGTTTGTCGGCCACGCCCGCCACCTGCGCTTCATAGGCCATCAGTCCGACGAGTGCGCAGCCGGGTGTGCCCGTGATGGTCCGGGCCAGCGTGGCGGCGTCCGCCGGGGTGCGCGTGGGCGAGCGCAGGGCGCCCAAATGCAGGCGCGGATGGGGTCGCCAGCCGGCGTCGAGCTCGAGGCACAGGCGCAGCGGGGGAAGCCCGTCGGCCTCCAGGCCGGAGCGTCCGCCCAGGCCGGCTCGGTGGCCGATGTCGCTCAGCAAGGACAGGTGCTCGGCGCTGTCCACCATCAGGGTGATGCGTTCGCGCGCCGGGGCCGAGCGCAGCATCTGTGTCAGTGCGTGCTCGTCGACGCAGGGGTAGGCGACCAGGACGTTCCGGTGCTCCCGGGCCGATTCGGTCGCGCGGGACTCGGCGTGCGTGGAGTCGTCGGCGCCGGAGAGCCACAGGGCCTCGGCGAGGGTGAACGCCATGATGTGACGGAAGCCCGGCATCGTCAGCGCCGCGTCGATCCCGCGGCGGATGCGGACGGATTTGGTGGCCAGGCGGATCGGGGTGCCGTCAGCGCGCTGCGCCATCGACCGGGCGTTGGCGGTGAACGCGTCGAGGTCGAGCAGGCCGAGGGGGGCCTGGCGGTCGCGGGCGGGCAGCGCGGCCAGCGCGTCCGCGTACCGCTCGTACGGCGGTGCGGGCGGAGTCGTCGTCATGGTCTGAGCCCTCCGGGGGTCGTCGAGGGGGCCGAAAGGCGGTTCACATACTAATCACATCATGGACGTGCCGTCTCGTCAGGAGGCTCGGCGCGGCTCAGCCCTGCAGTCGTCCCGGCCCGCTGGTTAGTGTGGCCGCCATGGCTAAGAACTCCTTCCTCGGCCGCATGGCCGGCGACAAGGCACTGAACATGGCGCTCAAGAACGCCTTCGACGACGAGGGGAACCCCACCGACTCGTTCCAGAAGACGGTGCTGCGCGCGATGAAGCTGCAGCGGCCGCTCGTCGTGGCGAACCTGCGGCGCCTGCACGAGAACCACCCGGACGAGTCGCCCGCCCAGCTGGCCGACCGACTGAGCGATCAGTACCTGAACACCGTCACCGGGGCCGGCGCCGCCGTCGGCGGCACCGCGATCATCCCCGGCATCGGCACGATCGCGGCGCTGGGCCTGTCCGGGGTGGCCGTCATCGGTTTCCTCGAGGCCACCGCCCTGTACGCGCAGTCCATCGCCGAGCTGCACGGCATCACGACCGAGGATCCGCAGCGCGCCGAGGCCCTCGTCATGGCCGTGATGCTCGGCGAGGACGGCCGCAAGATGCTCAAGGAGTTCGCCGGCTCGCAGCGCGGCGGCGCCGCGGCGTCGCTGGGCGGTCCCGGTGCGCTGAACGCGCTGACGGCCACCGGCGGCGGCATGTCCGACATGGTCATGAACCAGCTGAAGAAGAAGTTCATGCGCAAGGTGCTCGTCCGCCAGGGGGCGGGCTTGTTCGGCCGCGCCGTGCCGTTCGGCGTGGGTGCCGTGATCGGCGGTGTCGGGAACCGCTCGATGGGCAAGTCCGTGATCGCCTCGGCGCAGAACCTGTTCGGGCCCGTGCCGCAGACGCTGCCCGGCGACGTCGTCGAGACCAAGGACGAACGTGAGCAGGCCGAGGCGGCGCGCGAGCTCGAGCAGAAGGGCCTCGGCCCGGACGCCTGAGGCCAGGTCAGAGCAGCAGGGTCGCGAGCGTGTGGATGGTCAGCCCGGCCAGCGCCCCGACCACCGAGCCGTTGATGCGGATGAACTGCAGGTCACGGCCCACGAGCAGCTCCAGGGTGCGAGCCGTCTGCTCGCCGTCCCAGCGGTGGACCGTCTCCTCGATGACCCCGGTCAGCTCGGGCCCGTATTCGGCCAGGGCGTAGGCGGCCGCCGCTCGTGCGTAGCCGTCGACGCGCTCGCGCAGCGGCGCCTCGTGTTGCAGGCGCCCGCCCAGGTCCATGATCGCCGCGACCAGCGCCTGATGCAGGTCCGAGCGCGGATCCTCGAGTGAGGCAAGCAACGAGCGGCTCAGGCTGGTCCAGGCCTGCCCGGCCCAGCCGCGCACGCGTTCGTCCTCGAACAGGCCGCGTTTGAGCCGTTCGACGGTGCCGCGGGTGACCGGGTCCGTGCGCATCCGCTGCGCGAGCTCGGCGAGCCACGCATCGATCGAGCGCCGGGCCTCGTGCGAGCGGTCCGTCCGGACGCCCGCCAGGTACTTGAGGGCCTCGGCATGCAGGCGCTCGGCCAGCAGCTTGTCCACGATCTCGGGGCTCCACTCGGGGGAGCGACGCCGGACGGTCTCGACGAACACCTCCGGGTGCTCGGCGATCCAGTCACCCGTGTGCGCCACGAGCATGTCGACGACCTTCTCGTGGTGACGGGCCCCGACGACGTCCTCGAGCGCGCGGGCGAGGGTCGGGGACCAGTCCGGCTCGACCATGTGGCGCTGCATCAGCTGGGTCAGCAGCGCCTGGATGACCTCGTCGTCGGCGGCGTCCAGGGCGCTGCGGGCCGCGACGGCGACCTGCCCCGCCGCCCGCTCGGCGTTGTCTCGACGGGCGAGCCAGCGACCGGCCGGGGCGGCGACCTGCAGGCCCGAGACCTTCTCGCGCGCGACGTCCGAGTCCAGGAAGTTCTCCTGCACGAACTCACGCAGCGCCTGGCCGAGCTGGTCCTTCTTCCTCGGGATGAGCGCGGTGTGCGGCACCGGCACCCCGGCGGGGTGGCGGAACAGGGCCGTCACGGCGAACCAGTCCGCGAGGGCGCCCACCATGCCGCCCTCCGCGGCCGCGCGCACGTAGGACAGCCACGGGTGCTGCTCCTGCAGGGCGAACGCCACGACGAACACCGCCGCGAGCGCAACGAGCAGCCCCGTGGCGACCGCCTTCATCCTCCGCAGCCCGGCGGCGCGGGCGGTCGAGGCGGGGGAGAAGGCGCTCAGGTCTGCGGGGGTGGTGCGCTGGCCGGCCATGCGCGCTCCTTCCGTCGTGGTCCCGAAATGGTCGTCTCCAGTTAACCAGCGCGTCCACGTGCGGTGGATCCGCGCACATCAGTGGCTCCTAGCCTCGAGGCCATGACGCCGCTCGTGATCGCCCATCGGGGCGCGTCCGCCGACCACGCCGAGCACACGAGAGCCGCCTATCTGCGTGCCCTGGACGACGGGGCCGACGGGCTCGAATGCGATGTCCAGCTGACCCGGGACAAACAGGTCGTCTGCTGGCACGACCCGACCGTCGACCGCACCTCCGACGGCTCAGGCGCCGTCTCCGACCACACCCTCGCGCAGCTGCGTCGGCTCAACGTGCACGGCTGGCACCCCGGCGGCGTGCCGACCGAGTACGGGGCCCCGCGCGAGCAGATGCTTACTCTGGCCGAGCTGCTGCGGATCGCCCTCGACGCCGGTCGGCCGCTGCGCCTGGCCGTCGAGCTGAAGCACCCGAGCCCGTTCGGGCACGAGCTCGAAGAGAAGACGATGCGGGAGCTCGCGTTCGCCGGCTGGGACCCCGAGACCGGGCTGATGGGGCAGGTGCAGGTCTCGCTCATGAGCTTCCATGCCGAGGCGCTGCGGTACCTGGCCCCGCTGACGGGGCCGGACCCGTTGTGCCCGCTGATCGACCTGATGCCGACCGGCACGGACTCCCGTCTGGCGCGCGGACCGGTGAGCCGGGCCGCCGTGCGCGCCGCCATGCGGATGTCCCTGGCGGAGTCGGAACGTCTCGTGTGGACGGGGCAGGCACAGCTGGCCGGCCCGTCGGTCGCGTACATGCGGGCGCATCTGGCCGACGCGAAGGCGTGGCTCGCGGCGGGGCGGAGGCTGCGGGTGTGGACCGCCGATCAGGAGCGTGATGTGGCGTTCCTGGCGGCGCACGGCGTCCAGGAGATCACGACGAACCGGCCGGCGGCGGTGCGGCGGGCGCTCGAGGCCGGGCAGCAGGGCGCACACGGCGTCGTGTCGCGCGTTACACTCTGACGCCGGCCGTCCCCGAGCCGTGACCCGTCTGCGGGTGGTCCTCAGGACGGCGCCCCGTCCCGCACCGCATCCGTGAGGTCCACTCATGTCATCGACCCCCTCGCCCGGGCGCTCGCCGGGCCCTCAGCCGATCCACAATCCGGACATCGTCGGCTTCACACAGGCCGAGATCGACGCGACGCCCGTCCGGCCGAAGTGGAATTCGCTCGGCCCCGGCATCGTCGCGGCCGCCACGGGTGTCGGCGCCGCTGACCTGGTCGCCACCCTCACCGCCGGGTCCCGCTATGGCTATGCCCTGATGTGGGCGGTCGTGCTCGGCGTGCTGTTCAAGATCGTGCTGGTGGAGGGCGTCGGTCGCTACTTCCTGGCCACCGGCAAGACGATCCTGCAGGGGTGGCGCACACTCGGCTCCTGGACCTCCTGGTACTTCGGCGCGTACATCCTGATCTGGGGCGTGGTGTACGGCGCCACCGCGATGTCCTCGACGGCGCTGCCGCTGGCCGCGCTGTTCCCGGGCGTCGACGTCACGCTGTTCGCGATCGCAGCGGGGCTGCTCGGCCTCGCGCTCGTCTGGCTCGACCGCTACCGGCTCATCGAGACGCTCATGATGGTGCTGATCGGCGTCATGTTCGTCACCGTGCTGCTCTCCGCCGTGCTGACCGCCCCGAACCTCGGCGAGATCCTGGCCGGACTCGTCCCGCGCATCCCCTCGGGCGACCCCGAGGTCATGTTCTACGTGCTGGGCCTGGCCGGCGGCGTCGGCGGCACCATCACGCTCGCCGCCTACGGCTACTGGCTGCGCGCGAAGGGCTGGAACGTGCCGAAGTACATGACGGTGATGCGCTTCGACAACACCACCAGCTACATCCTGACCGGCATCTTCGTGATCGCGACGATGATTATGGGCGTCGAGCTGCTCAATTCTGCGGGCGTCGCGATCTCGAAGGGCGACAAGGGCCTGCTTGATGTCGGCGAGGTCCTCGCGCAGCGGTACGGCCAGGCGTGGGCCACGGTGTTCCTGGTGGGCTTCTTCGCCGCGTCGTTCTCCTCCCTGCTGGGCGTGTGGCACGGCGTCTCGCTGATGTTCGCGGACTTCTGGACGAACGTCCGCCGCCCCGCCGACGAGCTCGACCAGGACGATGCGCCGTCGCTGTCGTCGCGGCCCGGGCGGTTCTTCCTGCTGTGGCTGACGATCCCGCCGATGGCGCTGCTGTTCCTGGACAAGCCGATCTTCCTGATCCTGCTCTACGGCACGCTCGGCGCCCTGTTCATGCCGTTCCTGGCCATCACGCTGCTCGTGCTGAACAACCGGCGCTCCATGCCGGAGCGGTTCCGGAACCGCCTGGTGCACAACGTGCTGCTGGGCATCACGACGCTGGTGTTCCTCGTGCTCGGCGTGAGCGAGCTGGCGAAGGCGCTCGCGCCGCTGTTCGGCGGGAGTGCCTGAGCGGCCTCAGGGCATCCTGGGCGGGACGACATCCCGGGCGGGACGGGGCACACTGGAGCCATGATCGTCGCCTTCTCCGTCGCCCCGTCCGGCGCACCCGCAGATCCGTCTCTGGTGAGCGCTGAGGACGCCGCCTCTGCCTCTGTTCATCAGGCGGTCGCCGAGGCCGTCGCGATCGTGCGCGCCTCCGGCCTGCCGCACCGCACCTCGTCGATGTTCACCGAGATCGAGGGGGAGTGGGACGAGGTCATGGCCGTCGTCAAGGACGCCACCGAGGCGGTCGGTCGCTACGGCTCCCGCGTCTCACTCGTGCTCAAGGCCGACATCCGCCCCGGCCACACGGGCGAACTCGACGGCAAGCTCGAGCGTCTCGAAGCGGCGCTCGGTCAGAGTCGTGACGGTGCGGGCGAGGCCTGAGCCGCCCATGCCCGCCGACGAGGTCATCGCTCCCGGCGTCTTCCCGATCAGCTCCGGCACCGCGGAGATCCTCCCCGACCCGTGGGAGCCGGGCACGTGGCTGCTCAAGGTCAACGGCGTCGAGTCCTCCCAGCTCAACCCGGACACCCCCGAGCGCATGGGCTTTGAGTACATGCGCTGGGCCGCGGCGGTCGTCTCCCACCGCTTCGCCCCCGACGTCGACCGGCTGCGCGTGCTGCATCTGGGCGGCGCCGGCTGCACGTTCGCCCGGTGGATCACGCACGCCTACCCGCAGGCACATCAGCTGGCCGTCGAGCTCGACGCGGGCCTGGCCGAGCTCGCCCGCACCCGCTTCGGGCTGCCGCGCGCCCCGCAGCTGAAGATCCGGGTCGGCGAGGCGGGTCAGGTGCTCGCCTCGCTCCGCCCGGACACCCGTGAGGTCGTCGTCCGTGACGTGTTCGCGCCCGCCTCGCCGGAGCCCGACGCCCCGCACGTCACGCCCGAGCACCTGACGGGTCTCGAGGCGGCGCGGGCCGCGGCCGACGTGCTCGTCGACGGCGGCGTGTACCTGCTCAACATCGGCGCCGGCCCGGGGCTGGCGTCACTGCGCGCCGAGCTGGCCGCGCTCACGGAGACCTTCGCCCACGTGGAGGTCATGGCCGATCCGCCGATGCTCAAGGGCCGCCGCCGCGGCAACGTGATCGCCGCGGCCTCGGCGGGGCCGCTCGTGCTCGAGCACCTGGGCGGGCGTGCCGGGCTCGCCCGCGCCCTGCGTTCGGACGCGCTGCCGGCCACGCTGCTCGAGGACGTGCCGCGGTTCGTGGCGGGCGCCCGCCCGTCGACCGCGCCCCTCGTCGCACGGGCCGGGAACTAGACGCAGATCACTAGACTGAGACGTGCCGAATCACCGGTCGACGACGATCGGCGGCCACACCCGCAGGAGGTTCCCATGACCGACCAGCAGCCCCGGACCACCGACCGCGACCAGGCCGCCGCAGCCGAGACTGTCGCCCCCGCCCAGGGGCCCGTCGCTCCGCTCGAGGAGTTCGGCGTCCTCGTTGGCGTCGACGGCTCCGACCAGTCGATCTCGGCGGCCCGCTGGGCCCAGCGTGAGGCCCGTGCCCGTCAGGTCCCCCTGACGCTCGTCACCGCCTACACCGTCCCCGCCTTCTGGGGGTACGCGGCCGACGTGGGCGGGACGCTCACCGATGACACGGCCCTGCGCGACGGCGTGCGCCAGATGCTCGACTCCGTGGCGGCCCAGCTCGATGACGAGGGGCCGGCCCCGACCCTGCGCATCGAGACCGGCGACGCGGCCGGTGTGCTCGTCGACCTCTCCCGCCAGGCCGAGCTGCTCGTCTCCGGGGCTCGAGGCCGTGGCGGCTTCCTCGGCCGTCTGCTTGGCTCGGTCTCCTCGGCCCTGCCGGGTCACGCGCACTGCCCGGTCGCGATCATCCCGGCCGGCGAGGACGCCTCCCGCGCCGAGGCCGGCACGCCCGTCGTCGTCGGCGTGGACGGCTCGGAGCAGGGCCGTGCCGCCGCACTCGTCGCCGCCCATGAGGCGCGGCTGCGCGGCGCCGACCTGCGTGTGCTCGCCGTGCTGCCGCCGGTGTCCCCGTCGAACGCGTGGCTCACGGTGTCCGTCGACGACCAGGCGGTGCAGGACGAGCTGCGTACGCGGCTCGACCAGGGCGTCGCCTGGCTGCGCGATGAGTTCCCGGACCTCGCCGTCACGGGCGAGCTGCGTTCCGGCTCCCCGGTCGAGCTGCTGGCCCAGCACACCGAGACCGCGCGGCTGACGGTCGTCGGCACCCGCGGCCTCGGCGGTTTCGCCGGCGCGCTGCTCGGTTCGACCAGCCAGGGCGTCGCGGTGCACGCCAAGGGCCCGCTCATGGTGGTGCCGTACCGCGAGGATGTGCGCCTGGGCAACCGCGGGAAGTACGGCCCGCTGCCGGGGCGGGGCGGCGCCGAGGGCTGAGGCCGCCGGGCGCGGCGGCGTTCAGCCCCAGCCGAGCTCGTGCAGGCGCTGCTCGTCGACGCCGAAGAAGTGTCCGACCTCGTGCATCACCGTCACGACGATCTCGTGCTCCAGCTCGGTGCGGCTCGCGCAGTGCCGGGTGAGCGGGCCGCGGAAGATCATGATCCGGTCCGGCAGCTGGAACGCCGCCTCGGCCCGCTCGGTGGGGGCGTAGCCGTCGAACAGGCCGAACAGCTCGGTGTCCGGGTCCTCCCACGGCTCGGGCTCGTACTCGTCCTCGACCAGGACGACGACGTTCGTCAGCAGCGACGCGAGCTCGTCCGGGATGCGGCGCAGGGCGGCGTCGACGGCGTCGTCGAACTCGGCCTCGCTCATCCAGGCCAGCGGCGCGCGCGAGGCGTCCTCGTCGGGGCCGGGTGCGGGCGTCGGGGCGGACATGCTCCTCCTGCGGGCCGGGTTGCGGGGCGATCGCGGCTCACTCTAGACTTCACTGGTCCACGTGTGCACGCATGAGGGCAGGCCCCCATCGTCTAGAGGCCTAGGACACCGCCCTTTCACGGCGGCGACACGGGTTCGAATCCCGTTGGGGGTACGAGTCGCACGACGCCCGTCGCGGTCGGATCGGCATGATGCAGATCACCGCAGGTCGACTTTGTGAGGCTCCGGGGACTCTGGTAGAGTTTCCACTCGTTGCGAAAGCGACAGAATAAGAGAATATGGCCCTGTAGCGCAGTTGGTTAGCGCGCCGCCCTGTCACGGCGGAGGTCGCGGGTTCAAGTCCCGTCAGGGTCGCTCGGATGTTCCGACTCCGGAATTCCGGTGCCGGATGTCCCGGTGACGCAATGTCATCAGGCTCTGTAGCTCAGTTGGTAGAGCGTTCGACTGAAAATCGAAAGGTCACCGGATCGACGCCGGTCGGAGCCACGGCATCACAAGGCCCCTCGCATCGGCGAGGGGCCTTGTCGCGTCTGAGGCCCACGCGAGCCCGGTGCGAGGCAGTCCCCCTTTTCCTATGAGTTTGCGCATAATCGGGACCTCAGAGATGCACAAGGATGGCGTCGAGCCCCTACCGTGGGGTAAATGACCGCATCACCACCTTCGACAGACTCGCACTCAACCGACACGACACCCACGTCGACCCCGTCCCCGAAGCGTCTGCTGGACCCCCAGGTGTTCTGGCCCTCGGCCGTGATCATCCTGGTGTTCGTGGGCCTGACCCTCATGAACCCCAAGGGCATGGAGGCCGGAATCGGCGCCGTGCAGACCGCGATCATCTCGAACTTCTCGTGGTGGTACGCGCTCGTCGCGCTCTTCTTCGTCTTCTTCTGCATCTACCTCGGCTTTTCCCGCAAGGGCAGCATCACCATGGGCGACCCCGACGAGAAGCCCGAGTTCGATCTGATGTCCTGGTTCGCGCTGCTCTTCGCGGCCGGCATGGGCATCGGTCTGGTCTTCTACGGCATGACCGAGCCGCTGATGCACTACAACTCCCCGCGCCCAGACCTGAGCGCGGAGAACCCCTCGCAGGGTGAGATCTCCCAGTCCGCGCTGGCCACCACGTTCATGCACTGGGGCCTGCAGCCGTGGGCCATCTACGCGGTGGTCGGCATCGCCGTCGGCCTGGCCATCCACCGTCGCGGCCGCCCGCTGGCCATGCGCTGGGCGTTCGAGCCGCTGATCGGCGAGAAGGCGACCCGCGGCGTGTGGGGCGCCATCATCGACAACATCGCGCTGATCGGCACGGTCTTCGGCGTCGCCACCTCCCTGGGCCTCGGCGTCACGCAGATGGCCGCGGGTCTGCGTTCCCTCGGCGTCGTGCCGGAGGAGTCCGCCTGGCTTGAGTACGTGATGATCGCGGCCGTGACCTGCGTCGTGCTCTACACCGTTGTCTCCGGCGTCGAGAAGGGCATGAAGTGGCTGTCGAACTTCAACCTGATCCTCGCCGCCGGCCTGCTGCTGTTCATCGCGATCGTCGGCCCGACCACCTTCATTCTGAAGGAGACGGTCCAGTCGTTCGGCGCCTACATGCAGAACTACCTCAGCTCCTCGCTCAACGTCTCCGCCTTCTACGGTGAGGAGGGCGATACCTGGCAGGGCTCGTGGAGCGCCTTCTACTGGGGCTGGTGGATGTCCTGGACTCCGTTCGTCGGCATCTTCATCGCGCGTATCTCCCGCGGCCGCACGGTCCGCCACTTCATCATGGGCGTGCTCGCCGTCCCGACGCTGATCTCCGTGCTGTGGTTCGGCGTGCTCGGCGGCACCGCCATGTACTACGAGACCGTCAAACCGGCCGGCTACAGCTCGGTCGTCGGCGAGGACGGGACCATCGACGCGAACGCCGCGCTGTTCCAGGTGATGGAGCAGATGC
Proteins encoded in this region:
- a CDS encoding metallopeptidase family protein → MSAPTPAPGPDEDASRAPLAWMSEAEFDDAVDAALRRIPDELASLLTNVVVLVEDEYEPEPWEDPDTELFGLFDGYAPTERAEAAFQLPDRIMIFRGPLTRHCASRTELEHEIVVTVMHEVGHFFGVDEQRLHELGWG
- a CDS encoding glycerophosphodiester phosphodiesterase family protein produces the protein MTPLVIAHRGASADHAEHTRAAYLRALDDGADGLECDVQLTRDKQVVCWHDPTVDRTSDGSGAVSDHTLAQLRRLNVHGWHPGGVPTEYGAPREQMLTLAELLRIALDAGRPLRLAVELKHPSPFGHELEEKTMRELAFAGWDPETGLMGQVQVSLMSFHAEALRYLAPLTGPDPLCPLIDLMPTGTDSRLARGPVSRAAVRAAMRMSLAESERLVWTGQAQLAGPSVAYMRAHLADAKAWLAAGRRLRVWTADQERDVAFLAAHGVQEITTNRPAAVRRALEAGQQGAHGVVSRVTL
- a CDS encoding thiamine-binding protein, which gives rise to MIVAFSVAPSGAPADPSLVSAEDAASASVHQAVAEAVAIVRASGLPHRTSSMFTEIEGEWDEVMAVVKDATEAVGRYGSRVSLVLKADIRPGHTGELDGKLERLEAALGQSRDGAGEA
- a CDS encoding Nramp family divalent metal transporter, with protein sequence MSSTPSPGRSPGPQPIHNPDIVGFTQAEIDATPVRPKWNSLGPGIVAAATGVGAADLVATLTAGSRYGYALMWAVVLGVLFKIVLVEGVGRYFLATGKTILQGWRTLGSWTSWYFGAYILIWGVVYGATAMSSTALPLAALFPGVDVTLFAIAAGLLGLALVWLDRYRLIETLMMVLIGVMFVTVLLSAVLTAPNLGEILAGLVPRIPSGDPEVMFYVLGLAGGVGGTITLAAYGYWLRAKGWNVPKYMTVMRFDNTTSYILTGIFVIATMIMGVELLNSAGVAISKGDKGLLDVGEVLAQRYGQAWATVFLVGFFAASFSSLLGVWHGVSLMFADFWTNVRRPADELDQDDAPSLSSRPGRFFLLWLTIPPMALLFLDKPIFLILLYGTLGALFMPFLAITLLVLNNRRSMPERFRNRLVHNVLLGITTLVFLVLGVSELAKALAPLFGGSA
- a CDS encoding universal stress protein, which encodes MTDQQPRTTDRDQAAAAETVAPAQGPVAPLEEFGVLVGVDGSDQSISAARWAQREARARQVPLTLVTAYTVPAFWGYAADVGGTLTDDTALRDGVRQMLDSVAAQLDDEGPAPTLRIETGDAAGVLVDLSRQAELLVSGARGRGGFLGRLLGSVSSALPGHAHCPVAIIPAGEDASRAEAGTPVVVGVDGSEQGRAAALVAAHEARLRGADLRVLAVLPPVSPSNAWLTVSVDDQAVQDELRTRLDQGVAWLRDEFPDLAVTGELRSGSPVELLAQHTETARLTVVGTRGLGGFAGALLGSTSQGVAVHAKGPLMVVPYREDVRLGNRGKYGPLPGRGGAEG
- a CDS encoding DUF445 domain-containing protein; this translates as MAGQRTTPADLSAFSPASTARAAGLRRMKAVATGLLVALAAVFVVAFALQEQHPWLSYVRAAAEGGMVGALADWFAVTALFRHPAGVPVPHTALIPRKKDQLGQALREFVQENFLDSDVAREKVSGLQVAAPAGRWLARRDNAERAAGQVAVAARSALDAADDEVIQALLTQLMQRHMVEPDWSPTLARALEDVVGARHHEKVVDMLVAHTGDWIAEHPEVFVETVRRRSPEWSPEIVDKLLAERLHAEALKYLAGVRTDRSHEARRSIDAWLAELAQRMRTDPVTRGTVERLKRGLFEDERVRGWAGQAWTSLSRSLLASLEDPRSDLHQALVAAIMDLGGRLQHEAPLRERVDGYARAAAAYALAEYGPELTGVIEETVHRWDGEQTARTLELLVGRDLQFIRINGSVVGALAGLTIHTLATLLL
- a CDS encoding spermidine synthase gives rise to the protein MPADEVIAPGVFPISSGTAEILPDPWEPGTWLLKVNGVESSQLNPDTPERMGFEYMRWAAAVVSHRFAPDVDRLRVLHLGGAGCTFARWITHAYPQAHQLAVELDAGLAELARTRFGLPRAPQLKIRVGEAGQVLASLRPDTREVVVRDVFAPASPEPDAPHVTPEHLTGLEAARAAADVLVDGGVYLLNIGAGPGLASLRAELAALTETFAHVEVMADPPMLKGRRRGNVIAAASAGPLVLEHLGGRAGLARALRSDALPATLLEDVPRFVAGARPSTAPLVARAGN
- a CDS encoding alanine racemase, with the protein product MTTTPPAPPYERYADALAALPARDRQAPLGLLDLDAFTANARSMAQRADGTPIRLATKSVRIRRGIDAALTMPGFRHIMAFTLAEALWLSGADDSTHAESRATESAREHRNVLVAYPCVDEHALTQMLRSAPARERITLMVDSAEHLSLLSDIGHRAGLGGRSGLEADGLPPLRLCLELDAGWRPHPRLHLGALRSPTRTPADAATLARTITGTPGCALVGLMAYEAQVAGVADKPSQPSTLLARAQGFAKSGVVQAVKRASLRELRSRRTAAVEAVREVVEAAGSRLEFVNGGGTGSIDATTTHDCITEIGAGSGLMGPALFDGYRTFRPNPASFFVCPVARRPGPGVVTVAGGGWAASGVCGPDRAPAVVWPEGLRYSCSEGAGEVQTPLLGTATDSLSLGDPVFFRHAKGGEPAERATVVAVYSATEDAIVDLWPTYRGEGKAFQ
- a CDS encoding FAD-binding protein; the encoded protein is MPREVSLPSGPPSSRCTPRPRTRSSTSGPRTEEKARHSNEPSHHHVRDRHHLVTHRLLDAVADGPTRDRGTAPRHRGRPARNHRSVKPIGAAHSFSDIAATDGVQVDLGALHGLTAVDPDTRRVRVRAGTPLHALGPALAAHGLALANMGDIDQQTLGGALSTSTHGTGLGFTGYSAMVTALRLLTADGNLRWVDAAHEPELFAAARVSLGALGVITEVELQTVPSFLLHAAERSEPIDRVVAEFVQRSRDNDHHEFY